TCCGCTGCCCGACATGAGGATGCGCCCGGCCGAAGCGCTGGTGTTCGGCGTGAGCGCGACCGCCGCCGGCCTCGTTTACCTGACGCTCGCGACGAACCCGCTCTGCGCCGCGGTGATCGCCGCAATCACAATCATTTATCTCGGCGTGTACACTCCGCTGAAGCGATATACCTGGATGTGCAACGTCGTCGGCGCGGTTTCCGGTGCTCTCCCGCCAGTGGCGGGATGGGTGGCGGCGCGCGGCGGCCTCGGCTTGGAGCCGATCGTGCTGTTCGCGATCATGTTCCTGTGGCAACTGCCGCATACATTTGCGGTCGCGCGGCTCTTCCGCATCGACTACGCACGCGCCGGCATCCGGCTGCTTCCGGATGATACTGCGCGCGGGGGAAATCCTTCGAATCCGGTGGTAATTGCCGGGTGCCTCGGACTCGTCGCGGTCGGAATCGTCCCGACCATGCTTGGCTTCGCTGGAATCCCTTACATGGTAATCGCATCCGCGCTTGGGCTGGGCATGTTGATGTTTGGATTTGCGATGGTCCGTTCGCCCGGTAATTCGCGCGCGGCGCGCCGGGTGTTGCTCGCGTCGCTGGTTTATTTGCCCATCGTGTGGCTGGTGCTCGTGTTGGATCGCGTGTGAGAACCGCCGTGGCTGGCCTGGTGAAGCGCGAGGAGCGCAAAGAGGACATCTGGCGGACGCTGAAGATACTGATCGGCGTGATGATCCTGCTGGTAGCGGTCTCAGTCGTGACGATTCTGATGAAGCATTGATATGGCGCCCGGCGTGACAGCATCGACCGCGAAAGTACTTCCGTTGGTGGCGCCGATCCGGCGCGGCCGATCGTCCGACTCCGGCGCGGGCGGCGATCAAAGCGAGCGCGCCTTCATCAGCAGCGCGATGCTCGCGATCATGATGTTGATCGCGGCGGAGATGATGCTGTTCAGCGGGCTCATCGGCTCATTCCTGATCTTCCGCCTCCAAGCCGCCTTCTGGCCGCCGCCCGCCTTGCCGCGGCTGCCGATTGCGGTCACCTGGGTGAACACCTTGGTGCTGTTGTCGAGCGCGCTCACGATGACGCTCGCGCTGCGCGCGGTGCATCGCAGCCGCCAGCGCCTGCTGCGCCGTTATCTATTGGCAACGCTCGCGCTCGGCGTGACGTTTCTTGCGGTGCAGGGCAGCGAATGGGTGCGGCTGGTCGCGCACGGCCTCAAGCTTTCCAGCGGCACGTACGGGGGCACCTTTTATTTGCTGATCGGATGCCACGGCGCGCACGTGACGGCCGGGGTCATTTGGCTCGCGTGCGTGGCGATGGCTGCGCTCGGCGGCAGGTACAACGCTCGTAACGCCGGCGGGATTGAGGTATGCGCCGTGTACTGGTATTTCGTCTGCGCGGTCTGGCCGCTGCTGTTTGGGCTGGTATATCTGATGTAGCTTTGTCCGTGGGGAAATCGGGGCAGTGAAAAAATGAAAAAAAGAAAGCTCAAGGCCGCGGCCATAACCATCGTGAGCGCGATTGTCGCGGCGGCCCCGCGGCTGGCCAGCGCGTGCGCGACGTGCGGGCTCTCGGAGGGCAGTCACGCGCTCCACGCGTACAAGGCCAGCGCGCTGTTCCTGATGGCGTCGCCGTATGCCTCGTTTGCCGCAATCGGCGGGATTACTTACTTCGTTTATCGGCGGTCGATTCGCCAGGACCGGAACTCCGCTCCTCCCACCATCGCGAAGCGCTGATCGGTGACGAGGGTAGTCATTTCAAGTGAGCACTGGCTATAGCCATTTGCCCCGAAAAGGATGGTTGCGATGAGCGAGGCCGCTGCAGTAAAGACCCACGATCGCGGCGCCGTGCACGCCGATCAGTTGGAACCGTCGCTGACCCCGGGAAACCTCGGCAAGCTCGGGATGTGGACGTTCCTGGTCGGCGACGCAATGACTTTCGGCGCCGGAATCGCGGCCTACGGCGCGCTGCGCATCAACAATCCCAACTGGCCGACGCCTGCCGACTACCTGGGAATCACCACCACCGCGATCATGACCTTCATCCTGATCTGCTCGAGCGTCACGATGGTCGAGGCGCTCGACGGCGTTCAACACGGCAGGCAGTCGAAGTTCCAAACCTTCATGGCGCTGACCGTCCTCGGCGGGATCGTGTTCCTTGGGATGCAGGCGTTCGAGTGGCATCACTTGATCGCCGAAAAAGGGATGTCGATCCAGCGCGACTTGTTCGACGCGACCTTCTTCATCCTGACCGGCTTTCACGGCTGCCACGTTTTCGGCGGCGTGGTGTACAATAGCGTGTTGCTGATTCGCGGAAGGATGGGCAAGTTGCCGCAGGCGAAAGCCGGCCTGGTCGAGATCGCGGGTCTCTACTGGCACTTCGTTGACTTGGTCTGGATCCTGATCTTTACCTTCATCTACCTGATTTAGGACGCCAGTTTTTCCAACGACTACGGTCTGGAGATGAAATTAAAGCCATGACGACGCAAGCGGCGATTTCAAGCTACGAGGTTGATCATAGCGGGCCGAACTACATTGCGGTTTTTATCTACTTGGCGATTTTGACCGGAATCGAGCTGGGCGTGTATGCGACCGGCTTGCCGCACGTCGCCAAAGTCGGCCTGCTGATCGCGCTGGCGTGGGCCAAGGCCGTGCTGGTGGCGATGTACTTCATGCATCTGGCGATGGAAAAAAGGGCGCTCGCGCTCATCGCAATTATTCCGATAGTGCTGGTCACCTTTCTGTGCTTCATGCTGCTGCCCGATCTGACGACGCGGATGTGGACGAAGTTCGATCACAAGATCAAGGTGACGAATCCGGCCGAGATGGGTGCGCACCCGGTCGCGCCGCCTCCAGTGCAGGCGCCGATTCCGCAACTTTGAAAGCTTGGGGAACTTGGATTCTTATCATTCGCTGGCGCCGCTCAACGCGCTCCTCAATGGATGCGCCACGGTTCTGCTGCTGGCCGGATTCATCTTCATCAAGAACGGCTGGGTGCGAGCGCATCGCGCATGCATGATCGGCGCGATGGGTTTCTCCGCCGCTTTCCTGACGTCATATCTCGTCTATCACTACAACGTCGGCAACGTGCACTTCAGCGGCGAAGGCTGGGTCCGCTCGCTATACTTCTCGATTCTGATTCCGCACGTGATCCTGGCCGGTGCGATCGTGCCGCTGGTGTTTGCGACGATTTGGTTCGCGCTCCGCGGCAATTTCAAGCGCCATCGCCGAATCGCGCGATGGACCTGGCCGCTGTGGATGTACGTGTCGGTGACCGGCGTGATTGTTTACCTGATGCTGTACCGGATTTACACGCCGATTTATCCGCCGACGGTCGTCGCCCAGTCCGCCTCGCGCTGAAAAAAAAACGGGGCGGTCCGCTCCCCGCGAACCGCCCCAATCTTCTGTCATGCTTCGATGAGGTGAGTCGGCGCTATGCCTTGGCGCTGGGACGGCTCGATACCGCGTGATGCCATCGCGCGAGGTTCTTCTGATTCTCCTCGACCTTGATCCCAGTCAGCCGGCCGAAATCGATTCCGATCAGCGCCGTGATGTCCGCAATCGTGTAGCGCGGTCCCGCGATGAACTCGCGATCGGCGAGCACCGTGTCGAGCCATTCCAACCGTTTGACTGCCGCGCTTCGGCAGATTTCGCCGTACTCCTTAACTTGCGGGATGCGTCCCTTGAAGAAGTCGCTGGTGTTGCGGAACGCGCCCGCCGTCATCCACAAGATCTCGAACTCCATCCGCCGGTTCCACATCTCGACCACGGCCTTGTCCTTCGCGTCAACGCCCATCAGTCGCGGCTCGGGCTTGGTTTCCTCGAAGTAGCGGCAAATCGCGACCGACTCCGGGATATGAGTACCGTCGTCAAGTTCGAGCACCGGCACCCCGCCCATCGGATTAATTTTCAGGAACGCGGGCTTGCGATTGTCGGCAGTAGCAAGATTGACCTGCTCGTAGGGAACGCTGATGCCTTTTTCCGCGAGAAAGACGCGCACGCGGCGTGGATTCGGAGCTCCGGTAAAATCGTAAATTTTCATAGTTGCAATTTAAAACTGTGCCGCGTCGCCGTCAACTCCCAAAAAATCCCTGGATTCATCGGCGCGACTCTCAACTCAGCCGCCCGCGATGATAGGCGAGATAGATCGCCGTGCCGATCGAACCGATGAGCGCGATCGCCAGATAGCCTACGATGAACCCAATCGGGCGCGGCCCCTCAGGCTGCGTGTACCAGAACAGCACCAGGTTGTAGGGAACGTAGAACGCATAGACGATCGAGAGCGGGATCACCCACGCTCGCATGTTCCAGATGCCGTGGGCGTAGATGAGGAACACGACGCCGAACAGCGGACCGAGCACAAGGTTCTTCGCGACGCCGTGGAACTTGTGACCGAAAACCACCAGGCCGCCCACCGCTGGATTCTGGGCGAATTGCAGCGCCTTGGTGAAATCGGAAAGTGCCAGGACGATAAACAGCACCGTCATCAGGGTGAGGAACCATCCCCGCGACGCGCCAGTGGAATCCGACGTTTCGATTGCCATGCGCGGTCAACCTTTCAGGAATTTTCCGATTGCGCCGACGAGCGCTTCCTGCTGCTCGTACATCACCATGTGGCCTGCATTCTTGATTATTTCGAGCCTGCTGTTTTTGATGCGGCTGGTGAATTCCCTGGCATAGGCCGCCGGAATCAGCTTGTCGTCGTCGCCCCACAAGAGCAGGGTCGGCGCGGCAATGCGATAGGCGCGCTTCTTGAGGCCGCGGTCGGGGATCGGCCACAGAAATTTGCCCGCCACCGCCAGCCGCTTCACCCGCTCGACGTACATCGTTTCGAGCGCTTTGAAGTCCGACGGTATCAAGGTCATCATTTGCGCCGCGGGCGAATTGGGATCGTGGAACAGCAGCCCCGCAATCTCGGTAAGCTGCGCGGCGAACAGGTCGGGTATCGGCACTTCGTCGATCCAGAAACCGGCCGGCGCGATCAGCACCAGCTTTCTGGCGCGATGCACGTCGAACGCCGCGACCTCGGCCGCAATCATCCCGCCCATCGAATGGCCGACGAGGTTGGCGCTCGGGATGCCGAGTTCGTCCATCAACTCGTGATAGAACAGCACCGCGTCCGCGATGTCGTCGATATGCTCGCTGCCCGTGGATTCGCCGTAGCCGGGAAATTGTGGCGCATAGACTTTGAACTGCGCCCCGAGATCCTCAAGGAACGGCTCGACCGGCATCAGTCCACCCGCGCCGTGCAGGTACAGGATCGGCTCGCCGCTCCCATAAACCTGCATCTCGAGCGAGAACTTTCCGTTTAGAAGTTTCTGAGTCGTGTTCATTTCGCGCCCCGGACCTCCGCCGCGCCCGGCGCGGCCGCGCGCGCCTTGCCGTTGACTTCGGTCCTCTGGAAATGGACGGCGGCCGGCATCGCAATCTCATTTTGCGCCATCCGCTTCGGCGACCACTTGTCCTCGAAGCCGCTCCACAGGTCGCGCATGTGCGGCATGACCTCGGTGGCGAACAGAGTGGTGCTCTTGCGCACCAGTTCCGGAGGCATCGAGCCAACCTGCATGATCATCATCAGATGCCCGCAGTTGAGCGACTTCATCGCCTCGCGCAGGCGCTCGCGCACCGTCTTGGGCGAACCCGCAATCACGAAGCCCTGCTCGACGAAGTCCTTCCACTCGAGACCTTCACGCCGCATCGCCGCCTGCTGGCCGACCTGGCCGAGCATTCCGGCCTTGATCGTCTTCACCGTGCGATAGCCCGGAGCGTCGGCGAAGCCGTTATAGACGTGCAGGCAGCGGTTGTAGAAGTAATCCATGTGCGGGGCGTAGTCCTTCTCCGCCTGCTCATCGGTCTCCGAGACCGCAACCACCTGCGCGAAGCCGAGGCTGTAAGGATTCAATTCCTTGTTCTTCTTCGCCATGACTTCCCAGTAGCCGTCGGCGACCTTCTTGCCCGCGATGTACCCGAAGTAGGAAAGGAAGCTGTACTGATAGCCGTGGTCGGCGCAGAAGTCGTAGGTCTCGACCGAGCCTCCCCCCGGAATCCAGACCGGCGGATGCGGCTGCTGGAGCGGTCTTGGCCACAGGTTGACGTAGCGCAGCTTGGTGTACTTGC
This portion of the Candidatus Binatus sp. genome encodes:
- the cyoE gene encoding heme o synthase, with translation MATAESALALPHGSVSDYFELTKPRIVLMVLVTTLAGFYLGGRTGFDVTVALNLLAGTALAAGGTLALNQYVERDTDAMMDRTRHRPLPDMRMRPAEALVFGVSATAAGLVYLTLATNPLCAAVIAAITIIYLGVYTPLKRYTWMCNVVGAVSGALPPVAGWVAARGGLGLEPIVLFAIMFLWQLPHTFAVARLFRIDYARAGIRLLPDDTARGGNPSNPVVIAGCLGLVAVGIVPTMLGFAGIPYMVIASALGLGMLMFGFAMVRSPGNSRAARRVLLASLVYLPIVWLVLVLDRV
- a CDS encoding cytochrome c oxidase subunit 3, with translation MAPGVTASTAKVLPLVAPIRRGRSSDSGAGGDQSERAFISSAMLAIMMLIAAEMMLFSGLIGSFLIFRLQAAFWPPPALPRLPIAVTWVNTLVLLSSALTMTLALRAVHRSRQRLLRRYLLATLALGVTFLAVQGSEWVRLVAHGLKLSSGTYGGTFYLLIGCHGAHVTAGVIWLACVAMAALGGRYNARNAGGIEVCAVYWYFVCAVWPLLFGLVYLM
- a CDS encoding heme-copper oxidase subunit III — protein: MSEAAAVKTHDRGAVHADQLEPSLTPGNLGKLGMWTFLVGDAMTFGAGIAAYGALRINNPNWPTPADYLGITTTAIMTFILICSSVTMVEALDGVQHGRQSKFQTFMALTVLGGIVFLGMQAFEWHHLIAEKGMSIQRDLFDATFFILTGFHGCHVFGGVVYNSVLLIRGRMGKLPQAKAGLVEIAGLYWHFVDLVWILIFTFIYLI
- a CDS encoding cytochrome C oxidase subunit IV family protein, coding for MTTQAAISSYEVDHSGPNYIAVFIYLAILTGIELGVYATGLPHVAKVGLLIALAWAKAVLVAMYFMHLAMEKRALALIAIIPIVLVTFLCFMLLPDLTTRMWTKFDHKIKVTNPAEMGAHPVAPPPVQAPIPQL
- a CDS encoding DUF420 domain-containing protein, yielding MDSYHSLAPLNALLNGCATVLLLAGFIFIKNGWVRAHRACMIGAMGFSAAFLTSYLVYHYNVGNVHFSGEGWVRSLYFSILIPHVILAGAIVPLVFATIWFALRGNFKRHRRIARWTWPLWMYVSVTGVIVYLMLYRIYTPIYPPTVVAQSASR
- a CDS encoding glutathione S-transferase, translating into MKIYDFTGAPNPRRVRVFLAEKGISVPYEQVNLATADNRKPAFLKINPMGGVPVLELDDGTHIPESVAICRYFEETKPEPRLMGVDAKDKAVVEMWNRRMEFEILWMTAGAFRNTSDFFKGRIPQVKEYGEICRSAAVKRLEWLDTVLADREFIAGPRYTIADITALIGIDFGRLTGIKVEENQKNLARWHHAVSSRPSAKA
- a CDS encoding alpha/beta fold hydrolase, translated to MNTTQKLLNGKFSLEMQVYGSGEPILYLHGAGGLMPVEPFLEDLGAQFKVYAPQFPGYGESTGSEHIDDIADAVLFYHELMDELGIPSANLVGHSMGGMIAAEVAAFDVHRARKLVLIAPAGFWIDEVPIPDLFAAQLTEIAGLLFHDPNSPAAQMMTLIPSDFKALETMYVERVKRLAVAGKFLWPIPDRGLKKRAYRIAAPTLLLWGDDDKLIPAAYAREFTSRIKNSRLEIIKNAGHMVMYEQQEALVGAIGKFLKG
- a CDS encoding LLM class flavin-dependent oxidoreductase, which encodes MKFTWFHLMPYRFLPADFKEKYRSVWVDIPRDLYDPKVGHRLYNDYLDQLEYADAMGFDGLGVNEHHQNAYGLMPSPNIMAAALSRRTRNASLVVLGNSIALYNPPIRVAEEFAMLDVISGGRLVAGFPVGTSMDTNFCYGEVPATIREKYYEAHDLIIKAWTAKDVFSFNGKYTKLRYVNLWPRPLQQPHPPVWIPGGGSVETYDFCADHGYQYSFLSYFGYIAGKKVADGYWEVMAKKNKELNPYSLGFAQVVAVSETDEQAEKDYAPHMDYFYNRCLHVYNGFADAPGYRTVKTIKAGMLGQVGQQAAMRREGLEWKDFVEQGFVIAGSPKTVRERLREAMKSLNCGHLMMIMQVGSMPPELVRKSTTLFATEVMPHMRDLWSGFEDKWSPKRMAQNEIAMPAAVHFQRTEVNGKARAAAPGAAEVRGAK